Part of the Streptomyces sp. f51 genome is shown below.
CAAGGCCCTCGCCTCGCTCGACGCGGCCGCCGGAGGCCGGGTCGTGGCGGGCCTCGGCACGGGCTGGTCGCTCGACGAGTACGCGGCGGCCTCCGCGCGGCCCTTCGAGGAACGCGGTGACGCCCTGGACGAGGTGATCGCGGTGTGCCGCGCGGTGTGGGGTCCCGACCCGGTGGTCCACGACGGCACCCTCACCAGGATCGCCTCCGCCGTGGTCGGCCCCAAGCCGGCCCGGCCCATCCCGATCCTGCTCGCCGCCAACACGGGCAGGGCGCGGCGCAGGCTCGTCGACCACGCGGACGGCTGGATGCCGGTCGGCATGGGGGTCGAGCGACTGACGGCCCAGTGGCGGCAGTTGCAGGATCTGGCCGGTGAGCGCGGGCGCACCCGGCCACTGCGGACCGTGCTGCGCACCAACCTGGTCTACACGCCGAAGCCGTACGTGGGGGACGGCCGTCAGCCGTTCCAGGGGGCCGTCGACCAGATCGTGGCGGACCTGGTCGACCACGCCGGGATCGGCCTCGACGAGATCTTCCTCGATGTGCAGAGCCAGGTGCGGGACGCGGCCGAACTGAAGGACGTGGCGGCCGAGTTGTACGAGGCGGCGCGGGCGGCCGGGGTCTGACCCGGCGGGCCCGCGCCACGAGGCGGGGATCAGTCCTCGGGCAGTTCCACCGGCGCGATCTCGTCGTAGACGTCGCCGGGCCCGGGGTTGGTCGGGTCGGTCGCGCCGCCGAGCTGGTGCATGACGCCCCAGACCGCGTTCAGCGCGGTCTGGACGGCGCCCTCGGCCCAGCCGGCCGTCCAGGAGATGTCGTCGCCCGCGAGGAAGATGCCCCGCTTGTCCTCGGGCAGCGACTCCTGCATGAAGTGCGTGAACAGACGGCGCTGGTAGCGGTAGTGGCCCGGCAGGTTGGCCTTGAACGCGCCCATGAAGTAGGGCTCGTTCTCCCAGGACACGGTCACCGGGTTGCCGATGATGTGGCTGCGGATGTCGACCTTCGGGTAGATCTCGCCGAGCGACTTCAGCATGACCTCCATGCGCTCGCTCGCGGACAGCGGCAGCCACTTCAGGCTGTCGTCGCACCACGTGTACGAGAGGCAGATGACGGCGGGCTTGTCCGGGCCGTCGTCCAGGAGGTAGGTGCCGCGGGTCATCCGGTCGGTGAGCGTCATCGACATGACGTCACGGCCGGTCTCCTCGTCCTTGTCCAGCCAGAACGGCCGGTCCACCGGGACGAAGAGCTTGGAGCTCTCCATGTAGTGCGTGCGCTCGATCGCCGTCCAGTGGTCGA
Proteins encoded:
- a CDS encoding LLM class F420-dependent oxidoreductase, which codes for MTTRLGLALPQMRQYDLGRDVPDVARAAEAIGYDSLWVFERALFPDPPTQGLYGIEGLAWPDAYRGVADPLVTLTLAAAATERAELGTSVLVAPLHTPFQLAKALASLDAAAGGRVVAGLGTGWSLDEYAAASARPFEERGDALDEVIAVCRAVWGPDPVVHDGTLTRIASAVVGPKPARPIPILLAANTGRARRRLVDHADGWMPVGMGVERLTAQWRQLQDLAGERGRTRPLRTVLRTNLVYTPKPYVGDGRQPFQGAVDQIVADLVDHAGIGLDEIFLDVQSQVRDAAELKDVAAELYEAARAAGV